In the Actinomycetota bacterium genome, TGGAGGCCGACGAGCGGCTGATCGGCGAGCACTCGCTGCTTTCTGTCGATCCCGACGGCCCGGCGAACCCGCTGCCTCTCTCGTTCCTGTTTGCCGGAACCCCGAACGCTCACCCGACTCTGACGACCACCTCGGCGGAGGACGTTGTATCGCTGGCCGCCGGCGCCATTGTGGTGGGCGTCAACATCGACCCCGGCTCGGGCGGCGGCGGCATCGGCGGAGGCCCCGGGGCGGGCGGCCCGGCAGCGAGCAGCGTCCAGATCGCCAACGTCAACATCATCGACACCGGGACGTTGGGAACCCAGCCGGGCCTGGAACTCAACGGCACCACCCTTTCCAACAGCATCTACGGTCTGGTCGTCAACAACGGCGGCAGTGCAGCCGCCACGGGCGTGCGTCTTCTGAACGCCGGCTCTGTCTTCTTCGATCCGGCCACTCTCATCTCGATCACAACCTCGGGCGCCAAGGCCCTGGACGCCGGCGGCACCAGCCTCACCAGCCAGTTCGACGACATCACCGTCACCGGCTCGGGCACCGGTGGCGTAGCGATGACCAACACCCCGGGCACCACGACCTTCACCAATCTTTCGCTTACCACCACGTCCGGCACGGCCGCCGCTTTCGCTCTGAACAACGCGGGCGCCGTGACTGTCTCAAGCGGCGGAACTTCGAACGTTTCCGCAACCGGCGGACCTGCGATCGACGTCGCCGGCACGAGCGGGGCGACCCTGGCCTTCGACGACGTCGACTCCACGGCCAGCACGACCACGGGCATCAGCCTCAACGGCCTGGGGGCCGGCACGTTCAGCGCCAACGGGTCGAGCCTGGTCTCGAGCGCAACCGGGACCGACTTCAACCTGGTCGGCGGCACTGGCGGGATAACCTACGACGGAACGATCACGGACAACACCGGTCAGCTCGTGAACGTTCAGAGCACGTCGGGGGGCCTTAAGGACTTCAACGGCTCGATCGGCGGAATCGCGGGAGCGGCGGGAGGCAACATCTCTCTGTCCGGCAACACCGGCGCAACGATCCGTTTCGACGGCGGCGTAAACCTTTCGAGCTCCGGGGCCACGCCAGCGCTGAGCGCCACCGGCGGCGGGACCCTGGCGGTCACCGGGACCAACAAACTCGGGACGACCACCAGCACCGGCCCGGCGCTCAGCGTCCTCAACACGACCATCCACGACGACGACCTGAACTTCGAAAGCGTCCGCTCGCTTTCAGCAGCTAACGGGGTCGTTCTCAACACGACCGGGAACTCCAACGGGCGCCTTTTCGTCAACGGCACCGGCGGCACCTGCTCCAGCGCTGCCAACTGCACCGGCGGCGCAATCCAGGGCTCGACGGGGGCGGGCATCGAGCTCACGAGCGTTCCCGGCGGTGCCACCCTCACCCGGGTGGCGGTAACGGGCGGCGGCGACGACGGCATCCGTGCCACCACGGTGCACGACGTCGACCTGTCCGACAGCGTGGTGCTCAACAACGGCAACAGCCACGCCGGAGGAGCGGAGGAACGCGGCCTGGACTACCTGAACGTGACGGCGACGCCGCGGATTGTACGGACGACGGTGTCAGGCTCGGATGACTCGAACGCGCACATACGCAACACGACGAGCACCGCGTCGGCGCTTACCGTCGATCAGTCGACATTCTCCGATTCCAAGTTCAACGCCGGCCTGCGCCTGCGCGGCGAGGGCTCATCGGTTGTGACCGCCAACGTCACCGCCAGCGTGTTCTCCGCGAATGCCGACCCGGGCTTCTCGATGCAGACCGACTCGGCGAACACCGCCTCGCAGACACTGCTTTTCGACAACAACGACGTATCGGGCGGCAGCAGCAACGCGGTCTCCGGCCGCCCCCAGGTCTCGATCAACGTCGACAGCGCGTCCATAGTCAAGGCGACGGTGTCCAACAACGACATCAAGAGCGGCGCCGGGGCAGAGGTGATCCTCAACACCCTGGCGAACCACACCGGCACCTTCGATGCCGAGGTCATCGGAAACGACATCGGCGACAGCCAGCCCGGCGCATTGGATGCACTGGCCGACGGGGGCTCGTCGATCTGGGGCTGGGCACACGGCGACGGGATCACGAGGATGGAGATCCGCAACAACACCATCGCCAACTGGGGCGGCAGGGGCATGGAGCTGTCGCTCAACGACGGCACCGGAGACGCCGACTACACGGTCACCGGCAACGTGCTGTCCACACCGGACGTCTCGGCGAACACCTTCGAGGGCATCTACATCTTCTCGGGTGGGGCCTCCGGGGACGCCAGCGACGTCTGCGTCGACATGGAGAACAACGACATGGACGGCATCGGCCGTCAGGGCGTCTCCGACATCGCGCTGGACCGCTTCACCGGGAACATCCTTCGTTTCGCCGACTTCAACGACACGTCGGTGCCCAATCTGCAGACCAACCTGAGAGGCAAGAACCCGCTGAGCGCCGCCCTGACCGTGGAGACGTTCAGCTTCGGCCCGACCGCCACCACGGACACCGCTTGCGACCTAACTATCGGAACCCCGTAACTGGAAAGGAGAAAGAACTTGGCCGAGCCGTTTCTCGCTGAGATCCGGATCATGAGCTTCGAATTCGCCCCGAAAGGGTGGGCGATGTGCAACGGACAGCTACTTCCCATCAACCAGAACCAGGCCTTGTTCTCGCTGCTCGGGACTACCTACGGCGGCGACGGCCGGACCACCTTTGCCTTGCCGGACCTCCAGGGAAGGGTCCCGATACACACCGGATCGGGCCACACACTCGGAGAAAGGGGCGGCGAGCAGGCCCACACCCTGTCGATCGCCGAGCTCCCCACGCACACCCACACGATGAACGGCTCCCCCACGAACGCCGACCTCGTCTCTCCCGCCGACAACCTGGTTGCGCAGTCCAGCCAGCTTTACGGGCCCCCGGCGCAGCTGACCACCCTCGACCCATCGTGCAACGGGAACCAGGGCGGGTCGCAGGCGCATCTCAACATGCAACCGTTCTTGGGGCTGAATTTCTGCATTGCGCTCCAGGGCATCTTCCCGTCACAGAACTAAGGAGAGGGGTTTCCGATGGCGCAGCCATATGTCGGCGAAATTCGTATGTTTGCCGGGAACTTCGCTCCGGCGGGGTGGATGTTCTGCGAGGGACAACTGCTCCCGATATCAGAGAACGAGACCCTCTTCCAGCTCATCGGCACGACCTACGGCGGGGACGGCCAGGAAACCTTCGCCCTTCCCGACCTGCGCGGGCGTCTGCCGCTTCACCGGGGAGGCAGCTTCCAGCTTGCGGAGAAGGGCGGAGCCGAGGAGATCACGCTGACGACGCAGCAAATCCCGGCTCACACCCACCCGCTGGTCGCCACGACGGCCGCAGGTAGTGCTGCCAGCCCGCAAGGCAGCGTGCTCGGCTCGAGCGGGTCGTCGAACGTCTACCGGCAGGGACCGGCCGGGACGGCGCTTTCGAACCAGGCCGTGGCGCCGGTCGGCGGCTCCCAACCGCACACCAACTTCCAGCCCTACCTGTGCATCGACTTCATCATCTCTTTGTTCGGGATCTTCCCGAACCCGACCTAGGAGCCCCGATGGCCGATCCATTCGTTGCCGAGATCAGGATCTTCCCGTTCAACTTCCCGCCCAAAGGGTGGGCGTTCTGCAACGGGCAGCTGATGCCCATCTCGCAAAACACCGCACTGTTCTCCCTGCTGGGTACGACCTACGGGGGCGACGGCAAGTCAAACTTTGCGCTGCCCGATCTTGAGGGCCGGGCGCCCATGCACCCGGGCCAGGGGGCCGGGCTGTCGCTCCACGACCTCGGCGAAACCGGCGGCTCCGAGACGGTGACCCTGCTCGAGAGCGAGATCCCGGCTCACTCCCACACTGTGAATGCCAGCAACGGACCTGCGAACCTGCAGTCTCCGGCAGCCGACCGCGTGCTGGGCCGTGCGAACAACAACGTCTACCACACCCCGGACACCCTGGTTGGGCTGGACAACCACGCACTCACGCCGGCCGGCGGCGATCTGCCGCACAACAACCTGCAGCCCTACCTGACGCTCAACTTCAACATCGCACTACAGGGCGTCTTCCCGCCACGAACCTGACCCGGTTGGACGCGGCTCTGCGCCCGGTTCAGCCGGGCGACGAGCCATTCCTGCTGTCCGTCTATGCAGGAACCCGGGAGGAGGAGCTTTCCCGGGTTCCGTGGCCGGCCGAACAAAAGGCTGCGTTCGTCGCGCAGCAGTTCGCCGCCCAGACGGCGCACTACGCGCAGCACTATCCGTCGATGGGCTCCCACGTGGTTCTGGTCGGCGGCGTGCCGGCCGGGCGCCTTCTGGTCGCCCGCTGGACCTCCGAGATCCGGATCGTCGACATATCGCTCCTGCCCGGGTTCCGGGGCCGAGGGGTGGGTTCCCGCCTGCTCGCCGGACTCCAGGAGGAGGCGGCGGCGGCCGGTAGGAAGCTCAGCATTCACGTAGAGAAGTTCAACCCGGCGCTTCGCCTTTACGAGCGCCTTGGGTTCCTACCGGTGGAGGACAAAGAGCTGTACCTGCTGATGGAGTGGGGGGTGGACGAAGGGGCCGGAGCCGCTAGGTGAAGATCGCCTGGTAGCGCATCCGGCCGTTCTCGGCCCCCAGCGGCACCAGGAAAAGCTCGAAGGCCCCAAGGATCTCGTTCGTCACCCGGTAGGTGGCCTGGCCCCATACCGGCTCGGGGGGCGCCAGGAACATCAGGCTGAAAGGGGCCCTCCCGGAATCCCCGCCCGGCCCCACCACCGCAACCTCGGCAAGCTCGGTTTCAAGCCGGTGCTCACCGATCTCAAGGGTGAAGGTTTCGCCGGTTCGGGGCTCGAAGCTGCCGGCGGTGAAGGATTCAAGCACGGGAGGATTCTAAGGGACGGGCTCCCGGCGGGCGGCTCCGAGGCCGAGCCAGCCCGCGATCGTCACGGCAGAGACCAGATGGGCGATATCGACCGCGGCGTTCGAGTTGATGAAATTGAGACCGGGCTCGGCCCGGAACCACGTGACACCGGCAAGGCCGAGGAGCCCCAGGACAACGGCTGCGACCCACCCGGCTCGCAGGCCCGGCCCCTCGCCCCGGAAGC is a window encoding:
- a CDS encoding tail fiber protein, which gives rise to MAEPFLAEIRIMSFEFAPKGWAMCNGQLLPINQNQALFSLLGTTYGGDGRTTFALPDLQGRVPIHTGSGHTLGERGGEQAHTLSIAELPTHTHTMNGSPTNADLVSPADNLVAQSSQLYGPPAQLTTLDPSCNGNQGGSQAHLNMQPFLGLNFCIALQGIFPSQN
- a CDS encoding tail fiber protein: MAQPYVGEIRMFAGNFAPAGWMFCEGQLLPISENETLFQLIGTTYGGDGQETFALPDLRGRLPLHRGGSFQLAEKGGAEEITLTTQQIPAHTHPLVATTAAGSAASPQGSVLGSSGSSNVYRQGPAGTALSNQAVAPVGGSQPHTNFQPYLCIDFIISLFGIFPNPT
- a CDS encoding tail fiber protein, which translates into the protein MADPFVAEIRIFPFNFPPKGWAFCNGQLMPISQNTALFSLLGTTYGGDGKSNFALPDLEGRAPMHPGQGAGLSLHDLGETGGSETVTLLESEIPAHSHTVNASNGPANLQSPAADRVLGRANNNVYHTPDTLVGLDNHALTPAGGDLPHNNLQPYLTLNFNIALQGVFPPRT
- a CDS encoding GNAT family N-acetyltransferase, producing MDAALRPVQPGDEPFLLSVYAGTREEELSRVPWPAEQKAAFVAQQFAAQTAHYAQHYPSMGSHVVLVGGVPAGRLLVARWTSEIRIVDISLLPGFRGRGVGSRLLAGLQEEAAAAGRKLSIHVEKFNPALRLYERLGFLPVEDKELYLLMEWGVDEGAGAAR
- a CDS encoding DUF4383 domain-containing protein, which codes for MLSGFAPLSRGRQVAVVFGLIYTILGTVGFAVSGFDGFAAPRGDTLTIFEVNPLQNLVHLALGWWMVNAGFRGEGPGLRAGWVAAVVLGLLGLAGVTWFRAEPGLNFINSNAAVDIAHLVSAVTIAGWLGLGAARREPVP